A stretch of the Coprobacillus cateniformis genome encodes the following:
- the frr gene encoding ribosome recycling factor, which translates to MLNLILEETKEKMDKSIDAFKNELSTVRTGRANPTMLDRVMVNYYGEKTPLNQMASISVVEGRQLMIKPYDKSTLKDIEHGVYEADLGLAPQNDGEVIRINVPALTEETRRGYVKQAKKFAEDAKVALRNIRRSANDDVDKAGLTEDEVKQGKERVQKLTDEYVKIIDQLAKDKEEDLMSV; encoded by the coding sequence ATGTTAAATTTGATTTTAGAAGAAACAAAAGAAAAGATGGACAAATCTATTGATGCTTTTAAAAATGAACTTTCTACAGTAAGAACAGGACGTGCTAATCCAACAATGTTAGATAGAGTTATGGTTAATTATTATGGTGAGAAGACACCATTGAACCAAATGGCTAGTATTTCTGTTGTTGAAGGTCGTCAGTTAATGATTAAACCATATGACAAATCAACATTAAAAGATATTGAACATGGTGTTTATGAAGCTGATTTGGGATTGGCTCCACAAAATGATGGAGAAGTCATTCGTATCAATGTTCCTGCTTTGACTGAAGAGACAAGAAGGGGTTACGTGAAACAAGCAAAAAAATTTGCTGAAGATGCTAAAGTTGCATTGCGTAACATTAGAAGATCAGCAAATGATGATGTTGATAAAGCTGGTTTAACTGAAGATGAAGTTAAACAAGGAAAAGAAAGAGTTCAGAAGTTGACTGATGAATATGTAAAGATTATTGATCAATTAGCAAAAGATAAAGAAGAAGATTTGATGAGTGTTTAA
- a CDS encoding MerR family DNA-binding transcriptional regulator produces the protein MLKIGEFSKLTNISVRMLHHYDEIGLLKPIKIDAQNGYRFYSVSQVPDLQKIVMLRDLHFQIPEIQSALHDWSKETLIKKMKCKILEKETLIEKENKLIKQIEQTIHSIETEQLDLHYNVILREVFDQYVISLRKKYHIIITKVFYGKNFINM, from the coding sequence ATGCTTAAAATTGGAGAATTTTCGAAACTAACGAATATTTCTGTTCGAATGCTTCATCATTATGATGAAATTGGATTACTAAAACCAATCAAAATAGATGCTCAAAATGGGTATCGGTTCTATTCTGTTTCACAAGTTCCAGACTTGCAAAAAATTGTAATGCTTCGTGATCTTCATTTTCAAATTCCAGAGATTCAAAGTGCTCTTCATGATTGGTCAAAGGAAACGCTTATCAAAAAGATGAAATGCAAGATATTAGAAAAAGAGACTTTAATTGAAAAGGAAAATAAACTGATTAAGCAAATAGAACAGACAATCCATAGTATCGAAACAGAGCAACTTGATTTACACTATAATGTTATTTTAAGAGAAGTTTTTGATCAATATGTTATTTCATTAAGAAAAAAATACCACATTATCATAACGAAGGTATTTTATGGAAAGAACTTTATCAATATGTAA
- a CDS encoding GyrI-like domain-containing protein has protein sequence MLWKELYQYVRKNHIEILKQNNNNIAIYYDEEHKEGQVDIEVCFLVKHFVECSTPYQCKVIKGVQTMACMMVRGSYQNLNLAYQSFAKWLEDNPQYQMNGLSRQICHRDYTNENNENDYLTEIQIPVHIMNG, from the coding sequence ATTTTATGGAAAGAACTTTATCAATATGTAAGGAAAAATCATATAGAAATATTAAAGCAGAACAATAATAATATAGCTATTTATTATGATGAAGAACATAAAGAAGGACAGGTAGATATAGAAGTTTGCTTTTTAGTTAAACATTTTGTTGAATGTTCAACGCCTTATCAATGCAAGGTGATAAAAGGTGTTCAAACTATGGCTTGTATGATGGTAAGAGGGAGTTATCAAAATTTAAATCTTGCTTATCAGTCTTTTGCTAAATGGTTAGAAGATAACCCTCAATATCAAATGAATGGTCTTTCAAGACAAATATGTCATCGAGATTATACGAATGAGAATAATGAAAATGACTATCTAACAGAAATTCAAATTCCTGTTCATATTATGAATGGATAA
- the uvrA gene encoding excinuclease ABC subunit UvrA — protein sequence MSQNQFQMNPIGTIDKEHIINVNSKFNKGLKYLSMFSHAILIYKNGENSNILNTNLCQKTVLLKEVHEYQGKIIVEGLDKFDRESLLYDIKPYFPNEDRVKDAVVFEERNYKFLLKNSVSQLGVIRKQAGQYYIEINKCFEDYADILKDYSHIKIVWWFHKFETDKYRRILECDPPYENAPRTGVFASRSPVRPNPIAITTAKILDIDEDMKRIKVSALDCFDKTTCLGISPYVPDRDCVVEYRLPNWLNHWPEWLDDSEFTIMHEPILLIADSHKFEKYIDQSRKNISTRISFDEATLQPVSHKGIMIKGARQNNLKNIDVMIPYHKITVITGVSGSGKSSLAFETIYAESQQRFLASMSLSRRNHFLQLEKPDCDQIIGLPPAIAISQQNNNRNPRSTVGTVTDINSLLRTLFANIGMRHCPKCGRSIEKLSFEEILQLLSCCRAGTSLKIKPIFEKEYEKSIIVLDKRNEQYDDDIQLLETQVKKCLQYGKGAIQVLVDDDDDLLTLQTTEKCYDCNHILFELTPADFSFNHPESMCPVCRGLGVIMDVDVKRIVQYPNLSILDGASLFWGKLRKFQKNPNANWMKGEVLALAELLNVNLELPWNDLPEIFKKQVIYGTGNDKVTWRYTGTHGRTNSICRPVEGAYYILKRLSQNREGISQKSMITHFLTSQLCHCCHGERLKLESRLVTVGNKRFPEVIQMNMDEMNNWIMNLPEQIHLHEIELVNPLLKEIHIKLMHCIKIGVGYLTSDRSIPSLSGGEWQRLQLGSQLNTGLSHILYILDEPTAGLHPKDYALLLEIIESLKKLNNTIIMVEHNRDMMLAADHIIDIGPKAGTMGGYLTAQGSPQEILKSSQSQLGKYLCGQKNITRSTASSLNHWVDIKKINGNNLQNIHITFPLNALTCITGVSGSGKSSLINYGIIPSVHSVIENSIDKNRYYESITGGDSIRRMVHITQKPIGRSSRSTPATYTGLMDEIRMLFSKTEMAKIRNYSMSHFSYNSKEGQCPACHGYGYKTIEVPFMPEMKTKCSMCKGKKFHSPILQILYKGKNISQILDFSMEEALLFFLEHKKISQIIQSFIDIGLGYISLGQSSLTLSGGEAQRIKLAAELQMPNPQHTLYLLDEPSTGLHISDIQKLINIFDRLISKGHTIILVEHHLDVIKNADWIIDMGPEGGEKGGNVNVQGTVYDVQQCSQSYTGQLLKQCYIDENI from the coding sequence GTGAGTCAAAATCAATTTCAAATGAATCCAATTGGAACAATTGATAAAGAACATATCATCAATGTGAATTCAAAGTTTAATAAAGGTTTAAAATATCTTTCTATGTTTAGTCATGCTATTTTAATTTATAAAAATGGTGAAAATTCAAATATATTAAATACAAACCTCTGCCAAAAAACAGTTTTATTAAAAGAGGTTCACGAATATCAAGGGAAAATAATTGTAGAGGGTCTGGATAAATTTGATAGAGAGAGCCTTTTGTATGATATAAAACCATATTTTCCAAACGAAGATAGAGTTAAAGATGCAGTTGTTTTTGAAGAAAGGAATTATAAATTTTTATTAAAGAATTCTGTATCACAATTAGGTGTAATTAGAAAACAAGCAGGACAATATTATATTGAAATCAATAAGTGTTTTGAGGACTATGCGGATATTTTAAAAGACTATTCTCATATTAAGATTGTGTGGTGGTTTCATAAGTTTGAAACTGATAAGTACAGAAGAATATTAGAATGTGATCCGCCGTATGAAAATGCTCCTAGAACGGGTGTCTTTGCATCACGTTCACCCGTCCGACCTAATCCCATAGCAATAACAACAGCAAAAATATTAGATATTGATGAAGATATGAAGCGCATTAAAGTTTCTGCGTTGGACTGCTTTGATAAGACAACATGTTTAGGTATTAGTCCGTATGTGCCAGATAGAGATTGTGTTGTTGAATATCGTTTGCCAAATTGGCTAAATCATTGGCCAGAATGGCTAGATGATAGTGAATTCACAATAATGCATGAACCAATTTTGTTAATAGCAGATTCTCATAAATTTGAAAAATATATTGATCAATCTCGTAAGAACATATCAACAAGAATTTCTTTTGATGAAGCTACATTACAACCAGTGTCTCACAAAGGAATTATGATCAAAGGAGCGCGACAGAATAATTTGAAGAACATAGATGTTATGATACCATATCATAAAATAACTGTTATAACAGGAGTGAGTGGAAGTGGGAAATCTAGTTTGGCTTTTGAAACGATTTATGCAGAGAGTCAACAAAGATTTTTAGCTAGTATGTCGCTTTCTAGAAGAAATCATTTTTTACAATTAGAGAAACCGGATTGTGATCAAATTATTGGATTACCGCCTGCTATAGCAATTTCACAACAAAATAATAACAGAAATCCTCGTTCAACAGTTGGAACAGTAACAGATATAAATAGTTTATTGCGAACACTATTTGCGAATATAGGAATGAGACATTGCCCAAAATGTGGGCGTTCTATTGAGAAGTTATCTTTTGAGGAAATTCTTCAACTTCTTTCATGTTGTCGTGCTGGTACTTCTTTAAAGATAAAACCAATATTTGAAAAGGAATATGAAAAATCGATAATTGTTCTTGATAAACGAAATGAACAATATGATGATGACATTCAACTGCTAGAAACTCAAGTTAAAAAATGTTTACAGTATGGAAAAGGGGCAATTCAAGTCTTAGTAGATGATGATGATGACTTGTTGACTCTACAAACCACTGAGAAATGTTATGATTGCAATCATATCTTATTTGAATTAACACCTGCTGATTTCAGCTTTAATCATCCTGAAAGTATGTGTCCAGTATGCCGAGGATTAGGTGTTATTATGGATGTTGATGTGAAACGTATTGTACAATATCCGAATCTATCTATATTAGATGGAGCTTCATTGTTTTGGGGAAAATTAAGGAAATTTCAGAAAAACCCCAATGCCAATTGGATGAAAGGAGAAGTTCTTGCATTGGCAGAATTATTAAATGTTAATTTGGAATTACCATGGAATGATTTACCAGAAATATTTAAGAAACAAGTGATTTATGGGACAGGCAATGATAAAGTTACATGGAGGTATACAGGAACTCATGGCAGAACAAATTCGATTTGTAGGCCAGTTGAAGGAGCGTATTATATTTTAAAAAGATTATCTCAAAATAGGGAAGGTATTTCTCAAAAATCTATGATTACCCATTTTTTAACTTCACAACTGTGTCATTGTTGCCATGGAGAGAGGCTGAAACTTGAAAGTCGTCTTGTCACTGTTGGAAACAAACGTTTTCCTGAGGTGATTCAAATGAATATGGATGAAATGAACAATTGGATAATGAATTTACCTGAGCAGATTCATTTGCATGAAATTGAACTTGTCAATCCATTGTTAAAAGAAATACATATTAAGCTAATGCATTGTATTAAAATTGGTGTCGGATATTTGACTTCTGACAGAAGTATACCATCACTGTCTGGTGGTGAATGGCAAAGATTACAACTGGGCAGTCAGTTAAATACTGGACTCTCTCATATTCTTTATATTTTAGATGAGCCTACTGCTGGATTGCACCCTAAAGACTATGCTTTGCTTTTAGAAATTATAGAGAGTTTAAAAAAGCTTAATAATACTATTATTATGGTAGAACATAATAGAGACATGATGTTGGCGGCTGATCATATTATTGATATAGGTCCTAAAGCAGGAACGATGGGTGGGTATTTAACTGCTCAAGGAAGTCCTCAAGAGATTTTAAAGAGTTCTCAAAGCCAGCTAGGAAAATATTTATGTGGTCAAAAAAATATTACAAGAAGCACAGCATCTTCTTTAAATCATTGGGTTGATATAAAGAAAATCAATGGGAATAATCTTCAAAATATTCATATAACTTTTCCGTTGAATGCATTAACTTGTATTACAGGAGTGAGTGGCTCAGGAAAGAGTAGCCTCATTAATTATGGAATAATTCCTTCAGTACACTCAGTTATTGAAAATTCTATTGATAAAAATAGATATTATGAAAGCATAACAGGTGGCGATTCAATTCGCCGTATGGTTCATATTACGCAGAAGCCTATTGGTCGTTCTTCCCGCTCTACACCTGCCACTTATACTGGTCTTATGGATGAAATTCGTATGCTTTTTTCAAAAACTGAGATGGCAAAAATCCGAAACTATTCAATGAGTCATTTTAGTTATAACAGTAAAGAAGGACAGTGCCCAGCATGTCATGGTTATGGTTATAAAACCATTGAAGTACCATTTATGCCAGAAATGAAAACAAAATGTTCAATGTGCAAAGGGAAAAAATTTCATTCACCTATATTACAGATTTTATATAAAGGAAAAAATATTTCTCAAATATTAGATTTCAGTATGGAAGAAGCCCTTCTGTTTTTTTTAGAACATAAGAAAATATCTCAAATAATTCAATCTTTTATTGATATAGGATTAGGTTATATTTCACTAGGACAAAGTTCACTGACTTTATCTGGAGGAGAAGCACAAAGAATTAAATTGGCAGCTGAACTCCAAATGCCAAATCCACAGCATACCTTATATTTATTAGATGAACCTTCAACTGGGTTGCATATAAGTGATATCCAGAAACTTATAAACATATTTGATCGTTTGATTTCAAAAGGGCATACAATTATTTTGGTGGAACATCATCTAGATGTTATTAAAAATGCAGATTGGATTATTGATATGGGCCCTGAGGGTGGGGAGAAGGGTGGCAATGTGAATGTTCAAGGAACTGTTTATGATGTCCAACAATGTTCTCAAAGTTATACTGGTCAACTTTTAAAGCAATGTTATATCGATGAAAATATTTAG
- a CDS encoding isoprenyl transferase, translating to MFFKKKMQHDYDLDMHNIPGHIAFIMDGNGRWAKKRKMPRTYGHHEGTKTIRTLALEANRLGVKAMTVYAFSTENFKREASEVEYIFKLPKEFFNLYLKELMENNVQIRYIGHLEMAPIETQNIIKEAIQRTSVNSGLILTFAFIYGGRDEIVEATKVICEKYKNGEISLDDMTEDYFEQHLMTKDLPPVDLMVRSSGECRLSNFLPWQLAYAEFIFDETLWPDFDEEHLHRAIAIYQGRERRFGGVLK from the coding sequence ATGTTTTTTAAGAAAAAAATGCAACATGATTATGATTTAGACATGCATAATATTCCTGGTCATATTGCTTTTATTATGGATGGTAATGGCAGATGGGCGAAGAAGCGAAAGATGCCAAGAACTTATGGGCACCATGAGGGCACAAAAACTATTCGTACTCTAGCTTTAGAAGCAAATCGTTTAGGTGTGAAGGCAATGACTGTTTATGCTTTTTCTACAGAAAACTTTAAAAGAGAGGCTAGTGAAGTTGAGTATATTTTTAAATTGCCTAAAGAGTTCTTTAATTTATATCTAAAAGAATTAATGGAAAATAATGTTCAAATTCGTTATATAGGTCATTTAGAAATGGCTCCCATTGAAACTCAGAATATTATTAAGGAAGCAATCCAAAGAACTTCTGTTAATAGTGGTTTGATCTTAACTTTTGCTTTTATTTATGGTGGACGTGATGAAATTGTTGAAGCAACTAAAGTGATTTGTGAAAAGTATAAGAATGGTGAGATTTCTTTAGATGATATGACTGAGGACTATTTTGAACAGCATTTAATGACAAAAGATTTACCACCAGTTGATTTGATGGTGAGAAGTAGTGGAGAATGTCGTTTGTCTAATTTCTTACCTTGGCAATTGGCATATGCAGAATTTATTTTTGATGAAACATTGTGGCCTGATTTTGATGAAGAACATTTACATAGAGCAATAGCTATTTATCAAGGCAGAGAAAGAAGATTTGGAGGAGTATTAAAATGA
- a CDS encoding phosphatidate cytidylyltransferase has product MKTRIITGLVLIAIILPCVIIGNIPFQVLVGIVAGAAVFEMLSICDRPKANIYLYPLVGVFVFYSLFFMNSLMISTEIIMVYLITLLACSMFDNGMNFHRLCYYFTAGVLIAMGLHMIYQLRLTYGVEYLIILALATFGTDTGAYFAGMMFGKHKLNPRLSPKKTIEGSIGGMLFGTVLSVAYGAYIQVNIPLTLLIAVCLILTITGQIGDLTFSSIKRTFEVKDYSQLLPGHGGVLDRFDSILFNAMVFGLLLHFIAMAVI; this is encoded by the coding sequence ATGAAAACAAGAATTATTACAGGACTTGTCTTAATTGCAATTATTTTACCTTGTGTTATTATTGGTAATATTCCTTTTCAAGTTCTTGTAGGAATTGTTGCGGGAGCAGCGGTTTTTGAGATGCTCTCTATTTGTGATCGTCCAAAAGCAAATATTTATTTGTATCCATTAGTTGGTGTATTTGTATTTTATTCATTATTTTTTATGAATTCTTTGATGATTTCAACTGAAATCATCATGGTATATCTGATTACTTTATTGGCCTGTAGCATGTTTGATAATGGTATGAACTTTCATCGTTTATGCTATTATTTTACAGCAGGTGTTTTGATTGCTATGGGGTTACATATGATTTATCAGTTGCGTTTAACATATGGTGTTGAATATCTTATCATATTGGCATTGGCAACGTTTGGGACAGATACGGGTGCTTATTTTGCTGGGATGATGTTTGGTAAACATAAACTTAATCCAAGACTTTCACCTAAGAAGACTATTGAAGGGTCAATTGGCGGTATGTTGTTTGGAACTGTTCTTTCTGTTGCTTATGGTGCATATATTCAAGTGAACATACCTTTGACATTATTGATTGCTGTGTGTTTAATTTTAACAATAACTGGACAGATTGGTGATTTGACTTTTAGCAGTATCAAGAGAACTTTTGAAGTGAAAGATTATTCACAGTTATTACCAGGCCATGGTGGTGTCCTAGATCGCTTTGATTCCATTTTATTTAATGCAATGGTTTTTGGGCTTTTACTTCATTTTATAGCAATGGCGGTGATATAG
- a CDS encoding 1-deoxy-D-xylulose-5-phosphate reductoisomerase, with protein MKKITVLGVTGSIGQQTVDVVVHHRDEFEIVAMSAGRNIDALEEIMKQLNVSHICVQNKEDKEYLENKYKDCHFYYGQDGLMTIATLPEVEIVLNAIVGFAGLLPTMEAIKAHKDIALANKETLVVAGHLICPLVKEYQVALLPVDSEHSAIFQSMNGENHQDISKIILTASGGSFRDRTRDELADVTVEQALKHPNWSMGAKITIDSATLFNKGLEVMEARWLFNVDYDDIEVLIHPESIVHSMVEYQDTSVIAQLGTPDMRLPIQYALTYPRRQPLINGQRLSLNDVGSLHFYKPDLKRFHALALAYEAGRQGGSMPCVLNGANEQANSLFLNGRIRFLDIERLVEDAMRAHEWVDHPTLEQLLEIDQWARDFVLKRVGED; from the coding sequence ATGAAAAAAATAACAGTATTGGGTGTAACTGGTTCAATTGGTCAACAAACAGTTGATGTTGTTGTGCATCATCGTGATGAGTTTGAAATTGTTGCTATGAGTGCTGGTCGTAATATTGATGCTTTAGAAGAGATTATGAAGCAATTGAATGTTTCCCATATTTGTGTTCAAAATAAAGAGGATAAAGAGTATTTAGAGAATAAATACAAAGATTGTCATTTTTATTATGGACAAGATGGCTTAATGACAATTGCAACTTTACCAGAAGTTGAGATTGTTTTGAATGCCATTGTTGGATTTGCTGGATTACTGCCAACGATGGAAGCTATCAAAGCACATAAAGATATTGCTTTAGCAAATAAAGAAACTTTAGTAGTGGCTGGTCATTTAATTTGTCCTTTGGTTAAAGAGTATCAAGTTGCATTGTTGCCAGTTGATAGTGAGCATTCAGCTATATTCCAATCCATGAATGGTGAGAATCATCAAGATATTTCTAAAATTATTTTGACTGCAAGTGGTGGCAGTTTTAGAGATAGGACTCGTGATGAACTTGCCGATGTGACTGTTGAGCAGGCATTGAAGCATCCGAATTGGTCTATGGGTGCTAAGATTACTATAGACAGTGCAACATTATTTAATAAAGGCTTGGAAGTTATGGAAGCAAGATGGCTGTTTAATGTTGATTATGATGATATAGAAGTTTTAATTCACCCTGAGAGTATTGTTCATTCTATGGTTGAATATCAGGATACATCTGTCATTGCCCAATTAGGAACTCCAGATATGCGTTTGCCAATTCAATATGCACTCACATATCCTCGTCGTCAGCCATTAATTAATGGTCAACGTCTTTCTTTAAATGATGTCGGAAGTCTTCATTTTTACAAGCCTGATTTGAAAAGATTTCATGCTTTGGCATTAGCATATGAAGCAGGACGTCAAGGGGGCTCTATGCCCTGTGTTCTAAATGGCGCTAATGAGCAGGCTAATTCTTTATTTTTAAATGGTCGTATTCGTTTCTTAGATATTGAAAGATTGGTGGAAGATGCTATGCGAGCTCATGAGTGGGTTGATCATCCAACATTAGAACAATTATTAGAAATAGACCAATGGGCAAGAGATTTTGTTTTGAAAAGAGTAGGAGAAGATTAG
- a CDS encoding M50 family metallopeptidase, whose amino-acid sequence MQNIINVLVFLLILGSIIIIHELGHFLAAKFFGVYCGQFSIGFGPKIWSKKGKETEYEIRALPFGGFVAMAGEENQEDNEEMQDIPIERTLKGIKAYQKVIIFLAGVFMNFILAIVVLLSVNVFAGQLPVNVAQVGTISQGSAAEKSGLQVGDIIQQVDIVETGQTILISNYEDIYFTQENLKTTANEITMNVTVQRQNEKKVLTMKVQCDQTDARYRLGITQATRPMNFVEAVQHTFISFGEMSVAIFVAVGQLITKFTDTVTQLSGPAGIYQITAQVTESGQVTYILNLLAMLSINVGIFNLLPIPGLDGCQVIFAIVEKMIGRELPQKLKLTLQMIGLGLVMLLMVFVTYQDIMRIFG is encoded by the coding sequence ATGCAAAATATTATTAACGTTTTAGTCTTTTTATTGATTTTAGGATCTATCATTATTATTCATGAATTGGGACACTTTTTAGCTGCCAAATTCTTTGGCGTTTATTGTGGTCAGTTTTCAATTGGTTTTGGTCCTAAAATTTGGTCAAAAAAAGGAAAAGAAACTGAATATGAGATTCGTGCTTTACCGTTTGGTGGATTTGTAGCTATGGCTGGTGAAGAGAATCAAGAAGATAATGAAGAGATGCAAGATATTCCAATTGAAAGAACACTGAAGGGAATTAAGGCTTATCAAAAAGTCATTATATTCTTAGCAGGTGTATTTATGAATTTCATATTGGCTATTGTTGTGCTTTTGTCTGTGAATGTTTTTGCTGGACAGTTACCTGTGAATGTTGCTCAAGTAGGAACAATAAGTCAAGGATCTGCTGCTGAAAAATCTGGTTTGCAAGTTGGAGATATCATTCAACAAGTGGATATTGTAGAAACAGGGCAAACGATTCTGATTTCAAATTATGAAGATATATATTTTACTCAAGAAAACTTAAAAACAACGGCTAATGAAATTACTATGAATGTGACTGTGCAAAGGCAAAATGAAAAGAAAGTTTTGACAATGAAAGTACAATGTGACCAAACAGATGCGCGATATCGCTTAGGAATTACACAAGCAACTCGTCCAATGAATTTTGTAGAAGCAGTTCAACATACATTTATTTCATTTGGTGAGATGAGTGTTGCTATATTTGTAGCAGTTGGACAATTAATCACAAAGTTTACTGATACAGTCACACAGCTTTCTGGGCCAGCAGGTATTTATCAAATTACTGCACAGGTCACAGAATCTGGACAAGTGACTTATATTCTAAATTTATTAGCAATGTTATCAATTAATGTTGGGATTTTTAATTTATTGCCAATCCCGGGATTAGATGGTTGTCAAGTTATCTTTGCTATAGTTGAAAAGATGATAGGTCGAGAACTTCCACAAAAATTAAAACTGACTTTACAGATGATTGGGTTAGGGTTAGTTATGTTGTTGATGGTATTTGTAACATATCAAGATATAATGAGAATATTTGGATAA